One region of Phragmites australis chromosome 18, lpPhrAust1.1, whole genome shotgun sequence genomic DNA includes:
- the LOC133899340 gene encoding transcription factor HEC1-like, whose product MDFDMLNCTPEAQLELMNAMLELEQLTAFPGHGAMTVPSTPPSPCMQAPHHFSSVPHMSGTVGAAYSDQCSQVTAASCDGSNRSEYTAQAPAAGGGNGRDGASGVGSPAMREMIFRVAALQPVNIDPEMVRPPKRRNVRISTDPQSVAARMRRERISERIRILQRLVPGGTKMDTASMLDEAIHYVKFLKTQVQSLERAAASSGHRAAPAADYHGRLSGPW is encoded by the coding sequence ATGGACTTTGACATGCTGAATTGTACCCCGGAAGCGCAGCTCGAGCTGATGAACGCAATGCTAGAGCTGGAGCAGCTCACTGCATTCCCTGGCCATGGCGCCATGACGGTGCCTTCGACTCCCCCTTCGCCGTGCATGCAAGCTCCTCATCACTTCTCCTCGGTGCCTCACATGTCAGGCACCGTCGGCGCCGCCTACAGCGACCAGTGTTCCCAGGTAACAGCTGCGTCGTGCGACGGCAGCAACCGCTCGGAGTACACTGCGCAGGCTCCTGCGGCCGGCGGTGGAAACGGAAGGGACGGTGCTTCCGGCGTCGGGTCGCCGGCGATGCGGGAGATGATCTTCCGCGTCGCGGCGCTGCAGCCGGTGAACATCGACCCGGAGATGGTGCGTCCGCCGAAGCGGCGAAACGTCCGCATCTCCACCGACCCGCAGAGCGTGGCAGCGCGGATGCGGCGAGAGCGCATCAGCGAGCGCATCCGTATCCTGCAGCGGCTCGTCCCGGGCGGAACCAAGATGGACACCGCGTCCATGCTGGACGAAGCCATCCACTACGTCAAGTTCCTCAAGACTCAGGTGCAGTCGCTGGAGCGCGCCGCCGCCAGCAGTGGCCACCGCGCGGCGCCTGCAGCGGACTACCACGGCCGCCTGAGCGGCCCGTGGTAG